The genomic DNA GTTCATCAGGTAAAATATCAAAAGGTAATTTGAAAAAAAGTGATAATAGCTTAAGTGAATGTCAAAGAAGTTTGAAAGAAGACGAGTTTTTAGATTTAAAAATTAAACATGGCACACTTATTTTGGAGAATAATGAAGATTAATATAAAACCACTTATCTATCATTGTGACTAGATAAGTGGTTTTTATGATTTTATCAACGTTCGCTATGCTTACGTGCTTTATGAGCGTCGGCAGCTGCGTAACCGGCTTTACGATTTGCTTCAGAGGATTGATAACTTGCTGAAGTAGCGTAATCTCTTGCTTCTTTTGAGTATTCAGATGCCTGGTTTGCCCAATGTGCTGAAGCAGCGGAATTGGTTGCAGCTAGATTAGATGCGTATTTGGCAGCTCTTGCATCTATACTAGTTTGCGTTACTTTAGAAAGAATTTGTTGCTGTTGACCTTCCATACGTGCTTGATGTGACTCTGTTTCAAATAAATTAATGGCTTCTTTTAAACTATCAGCACGGTGATTATAAAGATAGTTGAACATTGAACTTAATGCTGTGATATGAGAATAAGCACTTGGAATGCGACTATAAACACCAGAGGTATTTAACGTTTGATTAACTTCAGTAATGATATTTTTATTGTCACGTATATGTTGTAATGCATTTTGAGCTTCAGGTTGTGCGTGAATCTCTTGTTGTGCATTGCTATAGCGATTTGAGTTTATAAAATTTTTACTTGGCTTTTTAACTTTTTTATTTTGGGTGAACCAAGCAATCAAAATAAAAATACCTATACAAAATAAACTAACTGAATGAAATAATAAAATGGATAAAATCATGACAGCAAGACCTGGTAAAAGTAAAAACAACATATTTTTTCTTTTAATATGATTTAATATCATGTTGTGAATTTTTTTGTTCTCCTTATTAATAGTTTGATTGCAAGTCTGTATTTGATTATGACCTTTTATCATTAGTGCGATGTCAGACATGAGTTGTTCTTTAGTATTGTCCATAGGTAACGCTCCTTAATTTATTTTAAAGTTGAAAATTGAAGTAGTGTGAAAAGAAGCGAGATGATCCAATCTTTAATAAATTGAAATTCTATCTCGCAATCATTTCACACCTTTAGTTAAACTTCATTTCGTAAATAGATCATTTGTAATTTAATGAGTTCAGTTGTGAATTGATTGAGTAACGTCGTCGGTGAAATGAGTCGTAATGATCTTCGATAATTGAAACACAACTCAATTGCTTCCTTAGTATTGATCTCAATCTCGATAGTGTAAGACTTAGATGTACGTTGTAAGACTTTCATTTCATAATGATGCTTAAGCTTTTGATATAAATGAGTCGTAACTTCATAAGTGACTTTAGTAGTCTGAAGTGCTGTTCCCATATTTTTATGGCTACTTTTAATAAAATAACTGTTTTTATGTTGGTCAAATGTAATTTCTTCTGCAATATCTGAATTAAGGTTCACTTCATATAGATAATGTCGAATATTTTCAATATCTCTTTGAATGGTTCTTGGGTTTACGCCAAATTGTTTAGCTAAATTGGCTTTATTAACTGTCTGTTTTTTCAATAATTTGGAATAGATATTTAATACTCTGAATGCCTGTTCCATTCGCAATTCTTCCCTTCACGAAACCTATAATTATTATAAAAAATGACCCTAGACAATATGGGTCATTTAGTTAAAAGATTTAATTTTATAAATAGTTCAATTTATTTAATATTGCGTTACATATTTAAAGTTCTTGAAATTTAAGAAGACATATAATGTCTATCTCAATCGTTACCAATGACATAGGACTGAAATACGAACCACTCAATTAGGTCATCAGGCGTTGAGGCAATGTCTTTTAAATTATCTCTTGTCGCATCATAGTGATTTAATTTGTGAAAAATATTATGAAAAATTGATAAAAGTAATGCTTGATCATTCACTCGAGATATTCCAAAATCCAGTCGTTCATAACAATTAACGATACTTTTTGGCGTTTGTTGATATTTCGCAAGTTCCTGAATGATTATGTTATAAAGCATAGGTTTCACCTCCGTTTCTTCATGTTTGAAACTAGAGGCGCCTGCCAAGGCGACTCATTAACTTTCAAGAAGAACGGAATTTTAAAAAGTAGAAGAAAGTACAAAAAGAACATGAAAAACCGCCATTACCGGGGAAGGTAATGGCGTTTTTTTTGCATCATAAAAGTGTATTTTAAAAATAATTGTAAACAATAAAAAAAGAAAGGAACGCAAGTTTGTTCCTCTCCTAATATATCGTTACATCAATCCTATCAGTTTCATCCATAGAGAACCTAAACCAAGCCATATTACAAAGTAAACGACACCTAAAACAAGGTTCATCAGCCACCAACGTTTTTGAGTGACATAACCAGCTGCATAAAGAATAGGTGCAGGACCGCTACTATAATGTGTTGTAGAAGCCATTAAGTTACCGAAGAAACCTAGCATTAATGCACTAAATAATGGTGGTGCACCTGCCGCAACTGCAACACCAAGTAACGCTGCATACATCGCACTTACATGGGCAGTTGAACTTGCGAATAGATAGTGTGAGTAGAAATAGAAGATGACCAAGATGATAAGTACAAGTGGCCAACTCAAGCCACCTAAACTATGCGCAATTGTATGACTTAACCAAGGGATAAAGCCTAATTTATTCAGTTGATCGGCCATCATCACTAACACTGAGAACCACACTAATGTGTTCCAAGCACCCGTTTCATTTAGAATATCTTTCCAATTTAATACACCAGTTACAAGT from Staphylococcus taiwanensis includes the following:
- a CDS encoding HTH domain-containing protein, whose translation is MEQAFRVLNIYSKLLKKQTVNKANLAKQFGVNPRTIQRDIENIRHYLYEVNLNSDIAEEITFDQHKNSYFIKSSHKNMGTALQTTKVTYEVTTHLYQKLKHHYEMKVLQRTSKSYTIEIEINTKEAIELCFNYRRSLRLISPTTLLNQFTTELIKLQMIYLRNEV